The segment CTTCTTGGAGCTCGCGAATTCGCGCAACTGGGGCGTGAACGGCGCGTCGAATTCGACGTAGCTTCCGGGAGTGATGATCAGAGGTGCTTCGCCGGCGACGAGGGGCACCAAGCCGAGGCCGAACGCGAAAAAGGCGACGGACGCGCGGCGCAGTCGAGGCCACAAGCTGAGGCTCATGCCCGTGAAACACCGCGCTCAAGGACATCCCTCTCGTTACGCATTGCCGCAAAAACGCGCAGAAGGCGCAAAGACGACCTCATTCTCCGCGCGTTTTGTGCCACTATCCTTGAGAATGTCGGTCCCCTCCGTGCATTCGTTTCGACGAAGATCGCACAGGAGCGAGCAGAGGTAGCGGAGGAGCGTACTCATCTCAAAAAAACTCCGCTCCCTCTGCGGCCTTCTGTGGAAGGACGGTTCTGTAAGCAGCCACGCTGCGTCGCCCGCGTGAGACAGGTGCCAGCATTCTCGTCCGACGAACTGCGCGACCCAGAACGTGGCGTTCGTGATCGGCCTGACCTGCAGCGCCCACTGCTCTCCCAGAAAGTCGAACCGCACCGGGAACGTAGCGGCTGGAAACCGATAGATCAGCGTCGGGCGGTTCATACGCCCACGAGCCTACCACCCCCGGTGGGTCAACCGCCGTCCCACCGTCAGCGATTTCCGACCGTTCCGGCGCCCGGTAGGGCCGTGTTCGATGCCCGAGTGCGGCCGCATCAGCGGTCGGGAAACCTCCCATTGTTGAAACAAACGGGTCGACTCTGGAGTGCCACTGTTTACGAAACCTACTGTTTCAACCATTGGCTCACCACTACTGGTAGCCGAAAGAAGAAATGCGTGCGGTCGCGATAAGGTGCGTTCGAGTCTATCAAGCTGCGGCGCCGTCGAGCTTACGGCGCTCGTGTCTTTTCACGCCGAGTTGCTCCGACTACATGATTCAAGCGATCGAGAAGCGAGGCGTCGTGCGCGGAGTGGTTGCCGGCTTGCGGCGCGTGTGTCGCTGTCGTCAGCCGAATGGCGGAGTCGATTTTCCGTAGTCCAGCCATGAAATACGAATACAAGGTCGTCCCGTTCATCGGGCGCATTCAGAGTGGCCAAGGGGCCGATATCGCTGCTCAGCAGCTTCAGTCAGTGATCTCCCAGCACGCGACCGGCGGATGGGAGCTCGTCCAACTCGGAGACGTGAACATCGAAGTTAAGCCCGGATGTTTGGCAGGCCTCTTCGGAAGTGGCGTCACCTATGTTAGGTTTGACCAGTTGATCTTTAGGCGTGCGTCCTGAAACGGCTCAACCAGTAGGCACAGACAACGACCGGGCTGCGCCCGCTCGTGTCTGACCTCAATCGTCTCGGCCAGAACTTATGTCCCTCGATGTAATCTCTCTGTTTGCCGGGGCCGGAACCGGCGTGCTCGGCGCATTGGTTGGCGCGTGGGCAACGGTGCGCCTCGGATTTGGTTTTCAGCAGCGCCTTCAAGAAGATCAGCAGCAGTTCCAGAAGAAGTTGCTCGATGAGCAGCTGGCATTTCAGGCGAAGCTACTTGAGCAGCAGTTGGAATTCGAGAAAGGCTTATCGGCGCAAGGCGAAGAAGAGATGAAGAAGCGGCACGCGCAGATGTCGGAGATAATTACGTACCTCCGGGACACGTTGAATACGAAGATTGGTTTCGTGAGCGGCCACCTCTCATCAATCGCCGCACGGCTGGACGAAATCGCTAAGAAAAAGTAGGGCGATGAGCCTGCCGAACCATCCGGCACAGCCGACGGCGTGGAGCGTCACGTATCCGGTGGTTCATCGTTAACGTTCGGCAAAGAAGATGACACCTGAAGAACTCGAAGACGCGCAACTGCTCTGGAAGGCCTCCTATGCAAGCGAGGTGTTTCGGAAGGTTCAGGCGACGTGTCAGCATGTGGTCGACAGCAAGATGGAGACTTCGAACCCTCTGTATTACCCGCTGATCGTCTCGATCTACGTCCTCTACGGTCGCCCATTCAAAAAGTCGCGTGATGTTGGGCGCATACCTGAAAATGTAGTTCCTGCGGATTTGATGGAGCTTCACCGTTCGCTCCTGCGGCACAGAGATACTGTTTTCGCGCACACAGATGCCGACGCAGATCAGATCGACGGCTTGGGTGAGCTGAATCAGGTGCGTTTCTGGGTCACGCCTGAGCGAGTGCACATCTTCTCTACCGAGTTTCGCGCGAGACCACCGCTGTTGCCCGATATAATCAGGTTGGCGAAAATCCTCGAAGACAAGATGGAGTATCATACCAGTCGGCTAATGCGGAAGCACATCGATAGTGTTCCGAATCGCTTGGGTCAGTTTCGAATCAATGTGCGAGGCCTGGATCAGGAGTTCGTAACAGAAGTTCCTCCGCACATACCATGAAGAATCCAGCCGGCACACCCAACGCGGCCAGTCGTCCGTTCTGGCATAGCTGATTTCCATTCGTGCCCGCGCGCCTATTCCGGGCCGCGTGGCTGACCTCAACGTTCGGCAGAATTTTATGGGCGCTCTAAAAGATATCGTTGATTTGACCAAGGACCTCGAATCGCGTGCGAAGGATCGCCGCGATATGGAAATCATCCACAAGATTCAGTCGCTCGCGTTCTCGTTTCAGTCCAATTACGCGGACATGGTCGAGCGTGATGTTCAGCTCGTGCAGGAGAATGCGGAGCTCAAGAAGAAGTTGGCGGAAGCACAAGCAGAGGAGGTCAGGATTCATCGTTCGATCGAGTTCCGAAAAGGGCCTCGCACCGGCAACCGATGGGCCGCCTTTTGTCCGAAGTGCCACATGCCGGCCGACACGCCTTCCTTGGGTGTTTACATCGAGTGCACGGCGCAGTGCGGCTGGACTTCCAGTGTTAAGCACCTGGAATTCTCGCGAGTTTTGGCGGAACTCGGATGAAAAACGAGCCGAACAGGTCGGCAGGCCCGATGCCTTTCCCAAACCTTTGTCGTTGTCAGCATTTTGGGCTCGGCGCTTCTCAAATCCGCCGCTTCGCCTATTAGGCACGCAACCGATTGATTTTCGGGCTCGTTAGCGCTGATCCGGGCAGTTTCGGCCATTTCTCAAACCTGCCGGCAATCATCATTTCTTCGAAAAATGGCGGAGAGGGAGGGATTCGAACCCCCGGTGAGCTTGCGCCCACAGCGGTTTTCAAGACCGCCGCAATAGACCACTCTGCCACCTCTCCGGCGGAATCGCCTTCCACGGTCCGCGAATCCCCGCACGTGTCCAGCCCGGAGTGACGGCGACCGGGCGCGTCGCGCCCGGCCGCAAGTAACAAGGGACAAGGAGCAAGTAACAGGTTCTGACCGCGTCCTGTCCGTGTGTTCGGTGTGTTCCGTGGGCCAACGCTTCAGCAATTCAGCCGGTCGGTTCGGTTGCCTCGCGAGGGTCCACTCACGCTCTCAACCCTCGACCTTTGCTTCGCTCGCCCTGCCCGCCGCTCCGCGCCGGGCTCTCAACACTCAACCTTCGCTTCGCTCCCCCTGCGGGCCAACTTCGCCGGGGCCCGCCGCTCCGCGTCGGGCTCTCAACACTCAACCTTCGCTTCGCTCCCCCTGCGGGCCGACTTCGTCGGGGCCCGCCGCTCCGCGTCGGGCTCTCAACTAATCTCATGCACCATCACATCGCGCGCTTTTTCGTAATCCACGTCAGCGACCTCGACGCGCACGCGACCAAACGTGTGCGCCGAAAACATGTTCAACTCCACGCGCTGCTCGTCGTGCACAATCGCCTCGATGCCGCGATCGTGCAGCTCGTCGATCAGCACCTGGGCCTCAATGGGGGTTTCGAACGTCGCAAGGTTCTTCATTCCGGAACTCGATGGTTGGTCCGATCGTAGCGCCGGTAGTTCCGGGAGCAAGCCCGGTGGCGCGCAGGTCCACACGCACGATGGCGGACGCCGGCAAGCGGCGTCCCTACGAGTGAGACGGCACGTGCTGACTGAGGCGCGACGGCTCCATGGCTTCCGCAGAAAGAGCGCGTTGAGGACAACGCGCTCCACCTTTCTTTCGACAACGCCGCGAGGGCGAAATGCGCAGTTGCGCTACGCCCGCACCGCAACCGGCACGTTGCGACGCGTGCGACGCCACCACACGAGCCCGAGCAGCGCCGCCGCGGCGATCGCGCCGTACGTGCTCGGTTCCGGCACGGGCGTGATGCTGATCCGGAACAGCGGAGCATCCGTCAACGCCCGACCGATCGTCGTGCCCGCCGGCGTCTCGAGCCCGATCACGTTGTCCAGTCCGTCGAGCGGCTGCAGGTGAACCACGCCACCTTCGCTCGTCCCCAGCATCGCATCGACTCCGGCCACGAACGCCGCGCCGTTCATCGGATCGTTTTGCTCGGTGCCGGCATCCCACACGTTCGCGCCCGTGAAGGTCCAGCTTTGCGCGCCGAGGGAATGGCCGCTGGCATCGAACAACTCCAGCGCGAGCGGATTGCCGTTCGCAACGAATGAATCGTTCGACGGCACGATCATCGCGCCGAAGCTCAGGTAACGGTTGTTCGTCGCGTTCAACGTCACGGTCGCGGAGCGACTGCGGCCCGGTGCGAAAATCCCGGGTCCGGGCCCGGCCGGATCATTGAGCGTCATGCTCAGCCCGCTCGGCTGCGCGGCGGCGAAAGCCGCGGCGATGCCGCTGGAGTCACCGAGTTCGGCCAGCGCCTCCAGTCCGGCGCTCGCCGCGCTGCCGGAATTGAACAGATCGAAGCTGCCGTTGTGGAATCCGAGCCAGACGGGCGAATGGTAGAGCCCGGTCGGCGTGGCGGAGCCGAGGTTTTGAACGGTGACTTTGTAGCTCAGCTGCGCGTGCAGCGGCAGAGCGAGAGCGCCGGCGACAAGCGCCAGTGCGAGGGAACGTGTGACCGATTTCATGTGGTATGCGTGTGGTTGTGTGCTGTCGTGGCACGGGCATCCTGCCCGTGTGGGGGAACGTTGAAGCCGGTCCATGACGCAGAGGGCGTCACGAGGATGGGAGTCCGGCCCTTGCGACGTATTCCGGCCGTGACGCTCGCAAATCAGCGGGAACATCACTTGTTGTCTGGTCGGCAAATCCCGCAGCCCGCCTCGGGAATAGATCCGCGGTTCCGCCGCTCTTACTTACCACCATGCCCGAAGAGGTCTTCACGCAGCTCGTTGATGCGCACTACACGGCGCTGTACCGGTTCGCGCTGAGCCTCGCCCGGAACGCCCAGGACGCCGGCGATCTGGTGCAGCAGACGTTCTTTGTCTGGGCCACCAAGGGCGCCAGCCTGCGCGACGCCACCAAGGCGAAGAGCTGGCTGTTCACCACGCTCTATCGCGAATTTCTCCGCACGCGCCGGCATGATGCCCGCGCCACGTCGTTGGACTCGCTGCCGGAACCGGAGCGGGAAATCGCGACGGAAGACGTCAACCAGGTCGCGCAGCTCGACGCGCCCGCGGTGA is part of the Opitutus terrae PB90-1 genome and harbors:
- the yidD gene encoding membrane protein insertion efficiency factor YidD — encoded protein: MRAVAIRCVRVYQAAAPSSLRRSCLFTPSCSDYMIQAIEKRGVVRGVVAGLRRVCRCRQPNGGVDFP
- a CDS encoding DUF4177 domain-containing protein — translated: MKYEYKVVPFIGRIQSGQGADIAAQQLQSVISQHATGGWELVQLGDVNIEVKPGCLAGLFGSGVTYVRFDQLIFRRAS
- a CDS encoding putative signal transducing protein; this translates as MKNLATFETPIEAQVLIDELHDRGIEAIVHDEQRVELNMFSAHTFGRVRVEVADVDYEKARDVMVHEIS
- a CDS encoding spondin domain-containing protein, producing the protein MKSVTRSLALALVAGALALPLHAQLSYKVTVQNLGSATPTGLYHSPVWLGFHNGSFDLFNSGSAASAGLEALAELGDSSGIAAAFAAAQPSGLSMTLNDPAGPGPGIFAPGRSRSATVTLNATNNRYLSFGAMIVPSNDSFVANGNPLALELFDASGHSLGAQSWTFTGANVWDAGTEQNDPMNGAAFVAGVDAMLGTSEGGVVHLQPLDGLDNVIGLETPAGTTIGRALTDAPLFRISITPVPEPSTYGAIAAAALLGLVWWRRTRRNVPVAVRA
- a CDS encoding RNA polymerase sigma factor, with product MPEEVFTQLVDAHYTALYRFALSLARNAQDAGDLVQQTFFVWATKGASLRDATKAKSWLFTTLYREFLRTRRHDARATSLDSLPEPEREIATEDVNQVAQLDAPAVMLALQNVDETFRAPLTLFYLQDLSYREIADVLDVPIGTVMSRLSRGKAQLRAALRSDLSTAAKVVPFRQAQ